The segment GCCAGAGCAGACCGAGGGACACGAGCGAGAGCGTGAGGGCGAGGATATTGCGGGGCGTGAAGAACGACGGCATGAGCGAAGGGCGAGGGAACGCTGGCGCGCGCTAGCGCGCGACGCGACTGATGCGTTGGATGCGCACGGGGGGCGTCAGGGTTTGCGGGTTCGTGCCGGTCGCTGGCTGCTGCTGGATCGTGCGCACGATGTCCATGCCCCTGGTCACGCGTCCGAACGCGGCGAACCCCTGCCCGTCGAGATTGCGATGCCCGCCAAAATCGAGACTCGGCTGGGCGCCGACGCAGATGAAGAAGTCACTCGTCGCGGTATCCGGCCCGCCGCGCGCCATCGAGATCGCCCCGTCCACGTGGGTGAGCCCGGTGACGTTCGTGCGCTCGAGCGGAATGGCCGGCCAGCGCGCGCCCTCGCGATCGGGATTGGGGCCGCCCTGAATCACCTCGATGCGCACCGAGTCGCGCGGCTGATTGTTCGGCGTCACGGTGCGATGAAAGCGCCCGTTGTTGTAGGCGCCCGCGTCGACATAGCGCAAGAAGTTGGTGACGGTGACTGGCGCGCGGGCGCTGTCGAGCTCGACGTCAATCACACCACGATCGGTCTCGATGCGGACCGGCACGATCCCCTTGGCCGGCCGTTGCGCGTGAAGCGGGGCGCTGGTGCTGACCAGCAGGGCGAGGGAGAAGACGGGAGCGAGTCGGATCATGCGCGCTGAGAGGGAACGCGGAACTGGATCACATTGCCTTCGGGATCGACGGCGTCACACATGCGGAGGCCGCGGTGCTCGA is part of the Gemmatimonadaceae bacterium genome and harbors:
- a CDS encoding peptidylprolyl isomerase, coding for MIRLAPVFSLALLVSTSAPLHAQRPAKGIVPVRIETDRGVIDVELDSARAPVTVTNFLRYVDAGAYNNGRFHRTVTPNNQPRDSVRIEVIQGGPNPDREGARWPAIPLERTNVTGLTHVDGAISMARGGPDTATSDFFICVGAQPSLDFGGHRNLDGQGFAAFGRVTRGMDIVRTIQQQPATGTNPQTLTPPVRIQRISRVAR